The Deltaproteobacteria bacterium genome contains a region encoding:
- a CDS encoding choice-of-anchor D domain-containing protein: protein MYVYRNPTSVSRGHKSGRVSSRLTHSCAALVFALLLFSQVAIASPPRLFPWSGDTQPLGVRTPLVLIHGLSYVGAQAYERVWDDFVTYLHNDTRLLDDYKVYFFAYDTVDPLFPGFPGGALLPSDPQHIGELGASLLRQIVAFDQPAVPYGFKERPMVIVAHSMGGLVARSFMQEQHFTETDPGGVRTLRLITLGTPHHGTPLANFGYAAGPAQNRLFGAGQGFLADMRWDEYDLVQVLGTNDWLRCLNNHSSIHRFDDTSAACNGDDGFYSKIVAYGAESTNFSGDLQQGSLWLGWGFPPGLGYLYFDTDGAVPIESATFRTWPIMQSREFQDCDHNELPSKRCPGVFSWLEEDLRNARPVLWQNRPPFRSMVAGHHYDVGWRVNWGRWVTHADVHWSTAASGADPADPNAPCSDSVTPGCHTTSQATEQNPQSPGLFLSTITAPGVTQPTRFLYRVHVVVDGVDLWSETTWGWSYPSPPPSPGVPVVQLDRSSIIFDAQVVNTASALKIVQVTNVGTADLQIDGVSLTNTGDFLMAADACSGRTISLQDTCRIALQFLPKTATYRTGTLTISSNAATSPDHVSLGGSGVAPAGPQVSLSSSQLTFGNQQIGTPSAAQTVVVRNVGTLPLAVTEATIVGTHVSDFQKTFDTCTGSTINVGAACSVAAIFVPTVIGNRTAALQFSDNAPGGLRSVALTGTGTSPTGAAVTLFPTSLGFGDQEVGTTSPTQTVTVRNVTASTMTIVNIFRGAGDPDFDVTNGPTLPLSLPSGGAATFGVVFTAQAMGVRSGYITVAYNPGGGPQTVSLPVRGTGIAGPSAPAPAITFSVSGLAFASQLVGTTSGTQNITVRNTGTAELRITNIYPAGLNPTDFDRDPNCMGNWAPNATCTMGVRFRPQAGGTRSANLIFESNASGSPHSIRLSGTGTLPGNPAATLSPPSLDFNGQPVGSMSRIQRFDLTNNGLSPLHITSMVLTGANTSDFSVSFYTYNCGWVTPPTTFGVGVTCSLDVRFTPTGSGPRTAFLTMTDDAPDSPQDLQLTGMGTSPVTTGPVVEFPVPTSSAKPFGITSGPDGNLWFTEADANKIGRITPSGSVVEFATLADCPGRASTGFPCSITTGPDGNLWFTDDNCAQIGRVTPFGAVTKLDLPTAGSGARFIVTGADGNLWFSEGFGNRVGRITTSGVITEFSIPTGGANPAGIALGSDGDIWFGEQGAKKIGRIKTGGTIDEFPLPGAQGGPHALTLGPDANVWFVEQGQSPGNVGRITPDGSFAEFPVSLVSPYLSSPLGIASGRDGAVWFTEQEANLIGRLTPDGQLAEFQIPTTNSNPLGITSGPDGNIWFTEGVGKIGRITLPLTPATTLNASALQFGTQLVGTASAPQSLIVTNTGNGTLNIGTVALGGSNPGDFSIVTNGCSAANLAPGGSCALSVRFLPGTVGSRSASVTINHNAPGSPQIALLNGTGVAASPTPTLTPSPTSPPTATRTPSNSPTAVFTRTPTTTPTATSTRTPTKSPTSTRTRTNTPTQTGTRTPTPTPSSTLTRTITATRIPSPSRTPTFTLRPTRTHTPTFTSKPSATPTRTATKRPTSTPTRTPTATHTRAPSMTPTLTPSRRPSRTPTATRTPFGFCGQARGTCTPGPTNTRRPSPTPTPSWTRRPTFTQTATWTRRPSATPTRTFVGYCGTAHGTCTPTRTPTATPSPQA from the coding sequence CAGGGTCAGCTCCCGGCTGACCCACTCCTGTGCGGCATTGGTGTTCGCCCTTCTGCTCTTCTCGCAGGTAGCGATAGCGAGCCCACCGAGACTCTTCCCGTGGTCCGGTGACACGCAGCCGCTGGGCGTTAGAACCCCGCTCGTCCTCATTCACGGCCTGTCGTATGTCGGCGCGCAGGCCTACGAACGCGTGTGGGACGACTTTGTCACCTACCTTCACAATGACACACGCCTACTCGACGACTACAAGGTGTACTTCTTCGCCTATGACACGGTTGACCCCCTCTTTCCTGGCTTTCCTGGCGGGGCCTTGCTTCCCAGCGATCCCCAACACATCGGCGAGTTGGGGGCGTCCCTGCTAAGGCAAATCGTCGCGTTCGATCAACCGGCCGTCCCGTACGGATTCAAGGAACGCCCCATGGTGATCGTCGCACATTCCATGGGCGGTCTTGTCGCGCGGTCGTTCATGCAAGAACAGCACTTCACCGAAACGGACCCTGGCGGGGTAAGGACCCTGCGGCTAATCACCCTGGGCACGCCGCACCATGGCACGCCACTGGCGAACTTCGGCTATGCCGCGGGGCCTGCGCAGAATCGGCTCTTCGGGGCTGGACAGGGATTCCTGGCCGATATGCGCTGGGACGAATACGACCTGGTGCAGGTTCTGGGCACGAACGACTGGCTTCGTTGCTTGAACAATCACTCCTCTATCCATCGCTTCGATGACACGAGCGCAGCGTGCAACGGAGACGATGGATTCTACTCAAAGATCGTGGCCTACGGAGCCGAATCAACCAACTTCTCTGGTGATCTGCAGCAGGGAAGCCTGTGGCTTGGATGGGGTTTCCCGCCGGGTCTAGGCTACCTCTACTTCGACACCGATGGGGCCGTACCAATCGAGAGTGCGACATTTCGCACTTGGCCGATCATGCAGAGCCGCGAGTTCCAAGATTGCGACCACAACGAGCTGCCTTCCAAGAGGTGTCCAGGCGTCTTCAGTTGGCTGGAAGAGGACCTCCGCAATGCCCGGCCTGTCCTGTGGCAGAATCGACCACCTTTCCGCTCGATGGTGGCTGGCCATCACTACGACGTGGGTTGGCGCGTCAACTGGGGACGCTGGGTAACCCACGCTGATGTGCATTGGAGTACCGCGGCTTCAGGTGCGGATCCTGCAGACCCGAATGCCCCGTGTTCCGACTCTGTCACGCCTGGATGCCACACAACGTCACAGGCGACCGAGCAGAACCCGCAATCGCCCGGACTGTTTCTGAGCACAATCACCGCGCCGGGTGTCACTCAACCAACTCGCTTCCTATATCGGGTCCACGTCGTGGTAGACGGCGTCGACCTCTGGAGCGAGACCACCTGGGGTTGGTCCTACCCTTCGCCGCCACCAAGCCCCGGCGTTCCGGTGGTCCAGCTAGATCGCAGCTCAATCATCTTCGATGCGCAGGTCGTGAATACCGCGAGCGCATTGAAGATAGTCCAGGTGACGAACGTCGGCACCGCGGATCTGCAGATCGACGGAGTGAGCCTGACCAACACCGGGGACTTCCTCATGGCGGCTGATGCATGTTCCGGCCGCACGATCTCACTGCAGGACACATGCCGTATTGCGCTGCAGTTTTTGCCCAAGACAGCCACCTACCGCACTGGCACGTTGACGATCAGCAGCAACGCGGCGACTAGCCCGGACCACGTGTCGTTGGGCGGGAGCGGTGTGGCGCCAGCGGGACCGCAGGTTAGCCTGAGCAGTTCGCAGCTCACCTTCGGGAATCAGCAAATCGGTACACCAAGCGCGGCACAAACGGTGGTCGTCAGGAATGTTGGTACACTCCCGCTGGCTGTGACGGAAGCTACTATCGTCGGCACGCACGTCAGTGACTTTCAGAAGACCTTCGATACCTGCACCGGCTCGACGATCAACGTTGGGGCAGCTTGTTCGGTTGCGGCGATCTTCGTTCCTACCGTCATCGGGAATCGGACTGCTGCACTTCAGTTCTCCGATAACGCGCCGGGTGGCCTACGGTCGGTCGCTTTGACAGGCACGGGTACGAGCCCGACGGGGGCCGCGGTGACGCTGTTTCCAACAAGCCTCGGGTTCGGTGATCAGGAAGTGGGGACCACAAGCCCGACCCAGACCGTCACGGTGCGCAATGTCACGGCGAGCACTATGACGATCGTAAACATCTTTCGCGGGGCGGGCGACCCGGACTTCGATGTCACGAACGGACCCACCTTGCCGCTGTCGCTCCCTTCCGGCGGCGCAGCAACCTTCGGGGTGGTATTCACGGCGCAAGCTATGGGCGTTCGGAGCGGTTACATCACGGTCGCCTACAACCCAGGCGGTGGGCCGCAAACGGTAAGTTTGCCTGTTCGTGGGACCGGAATCGCCGGACCGTCGGCCCCTGCGCCAGCCATCACCTTCAGCGTGAGTGGTCTGGCCTTCGCCAGTCAGCTGGTTGGAACAACGAGTGGTACGCAGAACATTACGGTCAGGAACACCGGCACCGCCGAGTTGCGCATTACGAACATCTATCCTGCCGGTCTGAACCCGACGGACTTCGATCGGGATCCAAATTGCATGGGCAATTGGGCCCCGAACGCGACTTGCACCATGGGCGTTCGCTTTCGACCTCAAGCAGGCGGAACGCGCAGCGCGAACCTCATCTTCGAGAGCAATGCCAGTGGGAGCCCGCACTCAATTCGGTTGAGTGGAACCGGCACACTGCCTGGAAACCCAGCGGCCACACTCAGTCCGCCGAGCCTAGACTTCAACGGTCAGCCGGTTGGCAGCATGAGCAGGATCCAGCGCTTCGACCTCACCAACAACGGCCTGTCGCCCCTCCACATCACGAGCATGGTGCTGACCGGAGCCAACACTAGCGACTTCAGTGTTTCCTTCTACACCTACAACTGCGGCTGGGTCACCCCACCAACGACGTTCGGTGTGGGTGTGACCTGCTCGCTTGACGTACGATTCACGCCGACCGGCTCAGGGCCGCGGACAGCCTTTTTGACGATGACGGATGACGCCCCAGATAGCCCTCAAGATCTTCAGCTGACTGGAATGGGGACATCCCCCGTTACCACTGGCCCAGTAGTGGAATTTCCTGTCCCCACTTCGAGCGCCAAACCCTTCGGCATCACGTCCGGCCCCGACGGAAATCTCTGGTTTACGGAAGCCGACGCCAACAAGATTGGGCGGATCACGCCGAGTGGCAGCGTTGTCGAATTTGCCACGTTGGCTGATTGCCCAGGGCGGGCGAGCACCGGGTTCCCCTGCTCCATTACTACTGGCCCCGACGGGAATCTGTGGTTCACGGACGACAACTGCGCCCAGATTGGTCGCGTTACTCCGTTTGGTGCGGTCACAAAGCTCGATTTGCCTACTGCCGGCAGTGGAGCAAGGTTCATCGTCACCGGTGCAGACGGGAACCTGTGGTTCTCCGAGGGCTTCGGGAACCGGGTTGGACGCATTACAACATCGGGGGTGATCACCGAGTTCTCGATTCCAACGGGAGGCGCGAACCCGGCAGGGATTGCGCTCGGCAGCGATGGCGACATCTGGTTTGGCGAGCAGGGAGCGAAGAAGATTGGTCGCATCAAGACCGGCGGCACGATCGATGAGTTTCCCCTTCCCGGGGCGCAGGGTGGGCCCCACGCTCTCACCTTGGGTCCAGATGCGAACGTCTGGTTTGTTGAGCAGGGCCAGTCTCCGGGAAACGTGGGCCGGATTACGCCCGACGGAAGTTTCGCCGAGTTCCCAGTCTCGCTCGTCTCGCCATACCTGAGCAGCCCGCTTGGGATCGCGTCAGGGCGAGACGGCGCAGTGTGGTTCACCGAACAGGAAGCGAATCTCATCGGTCGTCTTACACCGGATGGGCAACTGGCGGAGTTCCAGATTCCCACTACCAACAGCAACCCGCTTGGAATCACCAGCGGGCCCGATGGGAATATTTGGTTTACCGAGGGCGTTGGCAAGATTGGCCGCATCACTCTGCCTCTCACTCCAGCTACAACCTTGAACGCGAGCGCGCTGCAATTCGGTACCCAACTGGTGGGCACGGCCAGCGCGCCCCAGTCGTTGATCGTAACGAACACCGGCAACGGGACGTTGAACATCGGCACCGTGGCGCTCGGGGGGAGCAATCCAGGAGATTTCTCAATCGTCACGAATGGCTGCTCAGCGGCGAACCTTGCGCCGGGTGGCAGCTGCGCACTGAGCGTACGGTTCCTACCGGGAACTGTTGGTAGCCGCAGCGCCAGCGTCACAATCAACCACAATGCACCGGGCAGCCCGCAGATTGCGCTCCTGAACGGAACAGGAGTGGCGGCTTCTCCCACCCCCACTCTGACCCCGTCGCCGACGTCACCGCCAACAGCGACGCGAACGCCCAGCAACTCTCCCACGGCCGTGTTTACGAGAACGCCCACGACCACTCCGACCGCTACGTCGACAAGAACCCCCACAAAGTCTCCAACATCGACCCGCACGAGGACGAACACGCCAACCCAGACAGGCACCCGCACGCCAACGCCGACACCGTCCTCGACCTTGACACGCACGATCACTGCGACGCGAATCCCTTCGCCAAGTCGTACGCCCACGTTCACTCTGCGCCCCACGCGGACACACACGCCGACGTTCACCTCCAAGCCATCGGCAACACCGACGCGGACTGCAACGAAGCGCCCGACTTCGACGCCGACTCGCACGCCTACGGCAACCCACACACGGGCGCCGTCGATGA